Proteins from one Camelina sativa cultivar DH55 chromosome 8, Cs, whole genome shotgun sequence genomic window:
- the LOC104708161 gene encoding uncharacterized protein LOC104708161: MIFRQFSGRILPAIYDSCKKIRFEANRSFRSDAALEAIANALEEKVPNLVLYNYPSFSGAFSALFAHLYHSRLRLPCLSSVVPFRVEDLCLEGFERCYLLDFVVPKDFACRETACEIICFDHRSSALTRIGSIKEDHKTRLKINVDTETTSSKAVYEYFSSKLTDQRSPEEVEALSSLLSVEDKARIELVLDYIEDIDLRRWRLPDIKAFSFGLKDWRSGLNCITNPYMYEQLLRINSADLIAYGNSYFSSRLTDAKKVLKLSKACKISLGRGLYGECLGIRADGNNHLSDELSKLLSLQSSAAGLRPIGAVTFMQRNNLKMCLRSTDDITDTSEVAKAYGGGGTSSSSSFIIRMDEYNQWLSKNPP, translated from the exons ATGATTTTCCGGCAATTCTCCGGGAGAATTCTGCCGGCGATTTATGACTCTTGTAAAAAAATTCGATTCGAAGCTAACCGTAGTTTCCGATCTGATGCGGCGCTCGAAGCCATAGCTAATGCGTTGGAAGAGAAAGTACCAAACTTAGTGCTATACAATTATCCTTCCTTCTCCGGCGCTTTTTCTGCTCTCTTCGCTCATCTCTACCACTCTCGCCTCCGTCTTCCTTGTCTTTCTTCTGTCGTACCCTTTAG GGTTGAAGATTTGTGTTTGGAGGGGTTCGAGAGGTGTTATCTTCTCGATTTTGTTGTTCCAAAAGACTTTGCTTGCCGGGAAACAGCTTGCGA GATCATATGCTTTGATCATCGGAGCTCGGCATTGACAAGGATTGGTTCGATAAAGGAAGATCACAAGACGAGGCTAAAGATTAATGTTGATACTGAAACGACTAGCTCAAAGGCTGTGTATGAATATTTCTCCAGTAAACTCACAGATCAAAGATCTCCTGAGGAG GTAGAAGCTCTCAGCAGTTTGCTAAGTGTAGAAGACAAAGCTCGGATTGAATTAGTTCTTGATTATATTGAAGATATTGATCTTCGACGATGGAGATTACCAGATATCAAAGCTTTCAGCTTCGGTCTCAAGGATTGGCGCTCAGGGCTCAATTGTATCACCAATCCTTACATGTACGAACAG TTGTTAAGAATAAATTCGGCGGATCTCATCGCTTATGGgaattcatatttttcatctcgGCTTACTGATGCAAAGAAAGTGTTAAAGTTGAGTAAAGCTTGCAAGATCAGTTTGGGAAGAGGGTTATATGGAGAGTGTTTG GGAATTCGCGCAGACGGTAACAATCATCTAAGCGATGAACTTAGCAAGTTACTTAGCCTACAAAGTTCTGCAGCTGGTCTGAG GCCAATAGGAGCTGTTACATTTATGCAAAGGAACAACCTGAAAATGTGCTTGAGAAGTACTGATGATATAACTGATACATCTGAAGTTGccaag GCTTATGGAGGAGGTGGAACATCTAGTTCAAGCTCGTTTATCATAAGAATGGATGAATATAATCAATGGCTTTCGAAGAATCCACCATGA